The following are encoded together in the Pseudodesulfovibrio indicus genome:
- the gatA gene encoding Asp-tRNA(Asn)/Glu-tRNA(Gln) amidotransferase subunit GatA has protein sequence MSELHTKTLSEIAALLKSGEVKVAEVVADCLARIEATEPRVKALITVMAEEAMAQAKAMDAAGPDPDKPLWGVPMVLKDLLTLKGVKTTCGSKILEDFVPFYDATAVTRLKDAGAVFVGKANMDEFAMGSSTENSAFFMTANPWDVDRVPGGSSGGSGATVAAGQCFAALGTDTGGSIRTPSSFCGIVGLKPTYGRISRFGLIAYGSSLDQIGPMVRSVEDAALLLQVMAGHDPKDSTSVDVPVPDYLAALGREDLDGVTIGLPEEYWGEGLDEEVKEACANAVAEMEKLGAKTVPVKLALTEYAIATYYIIAMAEASSNLSRFDGVRFGYRNKKADELIDMYTASRTEGFGDEVQRRIIMGTYVLSSGYYDAYYNKAAKVRRLLRQDFEKAFAQCDLIAGPVCPTTAFVKGAKADPLQMYLLDIFTISANLAGIPAMSLPVGLGKDSSMPVGLQFMGAPFSEPTMLGVAECLERHLDPMPMPEL, from the coding sequence ATGTCTGAACTGCACACGAAGACCCTCTCCGAGATCGCGGCGCTGCTCAAGTCCGGGGAAGTGAAGGTCGCCGAGGTGGTCGCGGACTGCCTCGCCCGCATCGAGGCCACGGAGCCGCGCGTCAAGGCGCTGATCACGGTCATGGCCGAGGAAGCCATGGCACAGGCCAAGGCCATGGACGCCGCCGGGCCGGACCCGGACAAGCCGCTGTGGGGCGTGCCCATGGTCCTCAAGGATCTGCTCACCCTGAAGGGCGTGAAGACCACCTGCGGCTCGAAGATCCTTGAGGATTTCGTTCCCTTTTACGACGCCACGGCCGTGACCAGGCTCAAGGACGCCGGGGCGGTGTTCGTGGGCAAGGCAAACATGGACGAATTCGCCATGGGGTCCTCCACCGAGAACTCCGCCTTTTTCATGACCGCCAACCCGTGGGACGTGGATCGCGTGCCCGGCGGGTCGTCCGGCGGCTCCGGGGCCACGGTGGCCGCGGGCCAGTGCTTCGCCGCGCTCGGCACCGACACCGGCGGCTCCATCCGCACCCCGTCCTCCTTCTGCGGCATCGTGGGCCTCAAGCCCACCTACGGCCGCATCTCCCGGTTCGGGCTCATCGCCTACGGCTCGTCGCTGGACCAGATCGGCCCCATGGTCCGGTCGGTGGAGGACGCCGCGCTTTTGCTCCAGGTCATGGCCGGCCACGACCCCAAGGACTCCACCTCGGTGGACGTCCCGGTGCCGGACTACCTCGCCGCCCTTGGCCGCGAGGATTTGGACGGCGTGACCATCGGCCTGCCCGAGGAGTACTGGGGCGAGGGGCTGGACGAGGAGGTTAAGGAGGCGTGCGCCAACGCCGTGGCCGAGATGGAGAAGCTGGGCGCCAAGACCGTGCCCGTCAAGCTCGCCCTGACCGAATACGCCATCGCCACCTATTACATCATCGCCATGGCCGAGGCCTCGTCCAACCTGTCGCGTTTCGACGGCGTGCGCTTCGGCTATCGCAACAAGAAGGCCGACGAGCTCATCGACATGTACACCGCCAGCCGCACCGAAGGGTTCGGCGACGAGGTACAGCGGCGCATCATCATGGGCACCTACGTGCTCTCCAGCGGCTACTACGACGCCTACTACAACAAGGCCGCCAAGGTCCGCCGCCTGCTGCGCCAGGACTTCGAAAAGGCGTTCGCCCAGTGCGATCTGATCGCCGGCCCGGTCTGCCCGACCACGGCCTTCGTCAAGGGCGCCAAGGCCGACCCGCTGCAGATGTACCTGCTCGACATCTTCACCATCTCCGCCAACCTGGCGGGCATTCCTGCCATGTCCCTGCCCGTGGGGTTGGGCAAGGACTCCAGCATGCCGGTGGGACTCCAGTTCATGGGCGCTCCCTTCTCCGAGCCGACCATGCTCGGGGTGGCCGAGTGTTTGGAGCGCCACCTCGACCCCATGCCCATGCCGGAACTGTAG
- the gatC gene encoding Asp-tRNA(Asn)/Glu-tRNA(Gln) amidotransferase subunit GatC, whose protein sequence is MKISPEEVAKVAGLARLDLSQDKLELFAGQLGDILAYMDKLGELNTDEVEPLYSPVQHTTVLRRDEVRKDYAREEILANAPEQDGQFFIVPKIV, encoded by the coding sequence ATGAAGATCAGCCCCGAAGAAGTGGCCAAGGTCGCCGGCCTCGCGCGGCTTGACCTGAGCCAGGACAAGCTGGAACTGTTCGCCGGGCAGCTCGGCGACATCCTCGCCTACATGGACAAGCTGGGCGAGCTGAATACGGACGAGGTGGAACCCCTCTACAGCCCGGTGCAGCACACCACGGTGCTGCGCAGGGACGAGGTCCGCAAGGATTACGCCCGAGAGGAAATCCTGGCCAATGCTCCCGAGCAGGACGGCCAGTTCTTCATTGTTCCGAAGATCGTTTAA